A window of Macrotis lagotis isolate mMagLag1 chromosome X, bilby.v1.9.chrom.fasta, whole genome shotgun sequence contains these coding sequences:
- the LOC141500793 gene encoding QRFP-like peptide receptor gives MDTNYLISLTQGENSTLQATAGNHSLRKLSWEELEELFFVFAKEPVSISLTALYLLSFSVGLAGNTASLWILLSRERRRTGPSRKGPSPTRRLLANLAVCDLLVVCTCMPLTVGNALYKAWVFGDFLCRAAPFVQALTVAASALSLTALSLHRYYGIRRPLSARASCTRGRALATILSVWAVSAAICLPLAFANRRDEIEPVEGLPLAFPVCREVWPGVRLKQAYSCLLFGLLYCLPVFFNLALGWLTVRRLREPPGAWARRPGEGAGPWSMPPALPASRLKVRRRVAHMVIALVALFAVTWLPVYLLDIWIDFHTPDWPPGKPAAVWVLQLRPFAQWLGLTNSSLNPLCYCFVGSLARTIRRLRHRSRRRLTSLFRLSNSEGAPLREGGMETEGRDSAPALLVSQQEAIRGRKEKIPFTQFPPGTKPLD, from the coding sequence ATGGACACCAACTACCTAATCTCCCTCACCCAAGGGGAGAACAGCACCCTGCAGGCGACAGCGGGCAACCACAGTCTGAGAAAGCTAAGCTGGGAGGAGCTGGAGGAGCTGTTCTTCGTTTTCGCCAAGGAGCCCGTGTCCATCAGCCTCACCGCACTCTACCTGCTCTCCTTCTCCGTGGGGTTAGCTGGCAACACCGCGTCCCTGTGGATTCTGCTGTCTAGGGAGAGGCGCAGGACCGGACCGTCTCGGAAGGGTCCCAGTCCCACCCGGCGCCTGCTGGCCAACCTGGCAGTCTGCGACCTCCTGGTGGTGTGCACCTGCATGCCCCTGACGGTGGGCAACGCGCTCTACAAGGCCTGGGTCTTTGGGGACTTCTTGTGCCGCGCTGCGCCCTTCGTGCAGGCGCTGACGGTGGCCGCCAGCGCCCTGAGCCTCACGGCCCTCAGCCTGCACCGGTACTACGGCATCCGACGGCCCCTGAGCGCCCGCGCCTCCTGTACCCGCGGCCGCGCCCTCGCCACCATCCTCTCGGTCTGGGCAGTGTCGGCGGCCATCTGCCTGCCCCTGGCCTTTGCCAATCGGCGGGATGAGATCGAGCCAGTGGAGGGGCTGCCGCTGGCTTTCCCCGTTTGTCGCGAGGTGTGGCCCGGGGTGCGGCTGAAGCAGGCCTATAGCTGCCTCCTCTTCGGGTTGCTTTACTGCCTGCCAGTGTTCTTCAACCTGGCCTTGGGTTGGCTGACGGTGAGGAGACTCCGGGAGCCGCCAGGAGCCTGGGCTCGGCGCCCCGGGGAGGGTGCGGGGCCCTGGTCCATGCCGCCCGCCCTACCTGCTTCCCGACTGAAGGTGAGGCGGCGAGTGGCTCACATGGTAATAGCTCTGGTCGCCCTGTTCGCAGTCACCTGGCTGCCGGTCTATCTGCTGGACATCTGGATTGACTTCCACACGCCGGACTGGCCGCCCGGGAAGCCTGCTGCAGTTTGGGTGCTGCAGCTGAGGCCTTTCGCCCAATGGCTGGGCCTCACCAACTCCAGTCTCAATCCACTCTGCTACTGCTTCGTGGGAAGCCTGGCCCGCACCATCCGTCGGCTGAGGCACCGCTCTCGTCGGAGACTCACCTCCCTGTTCCGACTCTCCAACTCCGAAGGAGCTCCCTTGAGGGAAGGGGGCATGGAGACAGAGGGCAGGGATTCGGCTCCCGCCCTCCTGGTTTCCCAGCAGGAAGCTattaggggaaggaaggagaaaattcctTTTACTCAGTTCCCTCCGGGTACCAAACCCTTGGATTAG